Proteins from one Streptomyces sp. NBC_00289 genomic window:
- a CDS encoding IS1182 family transposase: MGEWVGEMVGPDVWETCRELIPAGSVFAFLAEHRGELFPAEMFVDMYPSANGRPSMPPQILAAAITLQALNGLSDFETVQELRCDLRWKAACGLGLHDMAFDPSLLAYFRRRLARSARPNRIFEAVREVVKATGVLKGKHRRALDSTVLDDAVATQDTVTQLIAAVRAVIREVPGADAVVAAQCTAHDYTDPGKPRIAWNDEQARAELVDALVTDALRLLGHLPDQQLGDKAANVVGILALVAGQDVEPAEDSDGRDGRWRITQGTAPSRMLSTVDPEARHIHKTRSHQQDGFKAHLAIEPETGLYTAVALRPGAGAEHHEAAVGLDLLADEDDPLDVFGDTAYSAADARQTLHEAGHRLFLKPAPLRPAIPGGFILDDFAIDTTAAIVTCPAGHAVALSDPGGQHHQRKASFGDLCTACHLRERCTKAKAGRILTIRPHHDLQTAARHQAATDPGWQADYRRWRPPVERAVAWLVHHGNRRLRYRGTIKNNTWLHTRAAALNLRRLINLGLTHTSGTWHLAPATT, translated from the coding sequence ATGGGTGAGTGGGTCGGCGAGATGGTCGGGCCGGACGTGTGGGAGACCTGCCGGGAGTTGATCCCGGCAGGGAGTGTGTTCGCGTTCCTGGCCGAGCACCGCGGCGAGCTGTTCCCGGCTGAGATGTTCGTGGACATGTACCCGTCGGCGAACGGACGGCCGAGCATGCCGCCGCAGATTCTGGCCGCCGCGATCACCTTGCAGGCCCTTAACGGGCTGTCGGACTTCGAGACGGTCCAGGAGCTGCGGTGCGACCTGCGGTGGAAGGCCGCCTGCGGGCTGGGCCTGCACGACATGGCCTTCGACCCGTCGCTGCTGGCCTACTTCCGCCGCCGGCTGGCCCGTTCCGCCCGCCCCAACCGCATCTTCGAGGCCGTGCGCGAGGTCGTGAAGGCCACCGGAGTCCTCAAGGGCAAGCACCGCCGGGCGCTGGACTCCACCGTGCTGGACGACGCGGTCGCCACCCAGGACACCGTCACCCAGCTCATCGCCGCCGTCCGCGCGGTGATCCGCGAGGTCCCCGGCGCCGACGCGGTCGTCGCTGCGCAGTGCACCGCCCACGACTACACCGACCCGGGCAAGCCCCGCATCGCCTGGAACGACGAGCAGGCCCGCGCCGAGCTGGTCGACGCGCTGGTCACCGATGCCCTGCGACTGCTGGGCCACCTGCCAGACCAGCAACTCGGCGACAAAGCCGCGAACGTGGTGGGCATCCTGGCCCTGGTCGCCGGCCAGGACGTCGAGCCCGCCGAGGACTCCGACGGCCGCGACGGACGCTGGCGCATCACCCAAGGCACCGCTCCCAGCCGGATGCTCTCCACCGTCGATCCCGAAGCCCGGCACATCCACAAGACCCGCAGCCACCAGCAGGACGGCTTCAAGGCCCACCTGGCCATCGAGCCCGAGACCGGCTTATACACCGCCGTCGCCCTGCGGCCCGGCGCCGGAGCCGAACACCACGAGGCCGCCGTCGGCCTGGACCTGCTCGCCGACGAGGACGACCCGCTGGACGTCTTCGGCGACACCGCCTACTCCGCCGCCGACGCCCGCCAGACCCTCCACGAGGCCGGCCACCGGCTGTTCCTCAAACCCGCCCCACTGCGACCCGCCATCCCCGGCGGTTTCATCCTCGACGACTTCGCCATCGACACCACAGCCGCCATCGTGACCTGCCCGGCCGGACACGCCGTGGCCCTGTCCGACCCCGGCGGGCAGCACCACCAACGCAAAGCCTCTTTCGGGGACTTATGCACCGCATGCCACCTGCGCGAGCGGTGCACCAAAGCCAAGGCCGGACGCATCCTGACCATCCGACCGCACCACGACCTCCAGACAGCCGCCCGCCACCAGGCCGCCACCGACCCTGGCTGGCAGGCCGACTACCGCCGCTGGAGACCACCGGTCGAACGCGCCGTCGCCTGGCTCGTCCACCACGGCAACCGGCGCCTGCGCTACCGCGGCACCATCAAGAACAACACCTGGCTCCACACCCGGGCCGCCGCCCTCAACCTCCGCCGACTGATCAACCTCGGACTCACCCACACCAGTGGCACCTGGCACCTCGCACCAGCCACTACATGA
- a CDS encoding xanthine dehydrogenase family protein subunit M produces MKAFDYVRAGTVAEAADAFSARPGARYLGGGTNLVDLMKLGVERPAALIDVSRLPLDQVEELPDGSLRVGSMVRNSDLAAQPRVRDRYPALSQSLLAGASGQLRNAATTGGNLLQRTRCPYFQDVSKPCNKREPGSGCGALDGVHRDHAVLGHSAHCIATHPSDMAVALAALDARIELYGDEGARSVAAADFHRLPGDRPEQDTEIRPGELVTGVLLPATTGGLPSLYRKARDRASYAFALASVAAVVQVRDGVVAQAGIAFGALAHRPWRARRAEEALVGAAPTAAAFAHAVDLELAEARPLRDNAYKVPLARGLALDVLTRLTAAART; encoded by the coding sequence GTGAAGGCCTTCGACTACGTACGGGCCGGGACCGTGGCCGAGGCCGCCGACGCCTTCTCCGCCCGCCCCGGCGCCCGCTATCTCGGCGGCGGCACCAATCTCGTCGACCTGATGAAGCTCGGGGTCGAGCGGCCGGCCGCCCTCATCGACGTCAGCCGACTCCCGCTGGACCAGGTGGAGGAACTGCCCGACGGCTCGCTGCGCGTCGGCTCCATGGTCCGCAACAGCGACCTCGCGGCCCAGCCACGCGTCCGCGACCGCTACCCCGCGCTGTCCCAGTCCCTCCTGGCGGGCGCCTCCGGGCAACTGCGCAACGCGGCGACCACGGGCGGCAACCTTCTGCAGCGCACCCGTTGCCCCTACTTCCAGGACGTCTCCAAGCCCTGCAACAAACGCGAGCCGGGCAGCGGCTGCGGCGCCCTGGACGGCGTGCACCGCGACCACGCGGTCCTCGGACACTCCGCGCACTGCATCGCCACCCACCCCTCCGACATGGCCGTCGCCCTGGCCGCCCTCGACGCGCGGATCGAGCTGTACGGCGACGAGGGCGCCCGGAGCGTCGCCGCGGCCGACTTCCACCGGCTGCCCGGGGACCGGCCGGAGCAGGACACCGAGATCCGGCCCGGCGAACTCGTCACCGGGGTGCTGCTCCCCGCGACGACCGGCGGGCTGCCGTCGCTGTACCGCAAGGCCCGCGACCGGGCCTCGTACGCCTTCGCCCTCGCGTCCGTGGCGGCCGTGGTGCAGGTGCGGGACGGTGTCGTGGCACAGGCCGGGATCGCGTTCGGCGCGCTGGCGCACCGGCCCTGGCGGGCCCGGCGGGCGGAAGAGGCACTGGTGGGCGCCGCTCCCACCGCGGCCGCCTTCGCCCACGCCGTCGACCTCGAACTCGCCGAGGCCCGGCCCCTGCGGGACAACGCCTACAAGGTGCCGCTGGCCCGCGGTCTGGCCCTGGACGTCCTGACCCGGCTCACCGCGGCCGCCAGGACCTGA
- a CDS encoding FAD-dependent oxidoreductase, which translates to MPRPLRVAIVGAGPAGIYAADALLKSDVAAEPGVSIDLFERMPAPFGLIRYGVAPDHPRIKGIVNALHQVLDKPQIRLFGNVDYPSDISLDDLRAFYDAVIFSTGATADRALSIPGIELDGSYGAADFVSWYDGHPDVPRSWPLEAEKVAVLGVGNVALDVARILAKTADELLPTEIPPNVHEGLKANKALEVHVFGRRGPAQAKFSPMELRELDHSPTIEVVVDPEDIDYDEGSIETRRGNKQADMVAKTLEKWAIRDVGDRPHKLFLHFFESPDEILGEDGRVVGLRTERTALDGTGNVKGTGEFKDWDVSAVYRAVGYLSDKLPKLPWDLDSGTVPDEGGRVIQESGEHLQSTYVTGWIRRGPVGLIGHTKGDANETVANLLDDHANGRLQTPASPAPEAVDAFLAERNVRFTTWDGWYRLDAAEKALGEPQGRERVKIVEREDMLRGSGA; encoded by the coding sequence ATGCCCCGCCCCCTGCGGGTAGCCATCGTCGGAGCCGGCCCCGCCGGGATCTACGCCGCCGACGCCCTGCTCAAGTCCGACGTGGCCGCCGAACCCGGTGTGTCCATCGACCTCTTCGAGCGCATGCCAGCCCCGTTCGGGCTCATCCGCTACGGCGTCGCCCCCGACCACCCGCGGATCAAGGGCATCGTCAACGCCCTCCACCAGGTGCTCGACAAGCCGCAGATCCGCCTCTTCGGCAACGTCGACTACCCGAGCGACATCAGCCTCGACGACCTGCGCGCGTTCTACGACGCCGTGATCTTCTCCACGGGCGCGACGGCCGACCGGGCACTGTCCATACCCGGCATCGAGCTCGACGGCTCCTACGGCGCGGCCGACTTCGTCTCCTGGTACGACGGCCACCCGGACGTGCCCCGCAGCTGGCCGCTGGAAGCCGAGAAGGTCGCCGTCCTCGGCGTCGGCAACGTCGCCCTGGACGTGGCCCGCATCCTGGCGAAGACCGCGGACGAACTGCTGCCGACGGAGATCCCGCCGAACGTCCACGAGGGTCTCAAGGCCAACAAGGCCCTGGAGGTCCACGTGTTCGGCCGCCGTGGCCCGGCCCAGGCGAAGTTCAGCCCGATGGAGCTGCGGGAACTCGACCACTCCCCCACCATCGAGGTCGTCGTCGACCCCGAGGACATCGACTACGACGAGGGCTCGATCGAGACCCGGCGCGGCAACAAGCAGGCCGACATGGTCGCCAAGACCCTGGAGAAGTGGGCCATCCGCGACGTCGGCGACCGGCCGCACAAACTGTTCCTCCACTTCTTCGAGTCGCCGGACGAGATCCTCGGCGAGGACGGCAGGGTGGTCGGCCTGCGCACCGAGCGCACCGCCCTCGACGGCACCGGCAACGTGAAGGGCACCGGCGAGTTCAAGGACTGGGACGTCAGCGCGGTCTACCGCGCCGTCGGCTACCTGTCCGACAAGCTGCCCAAGCTGCCCTGGGACCTCGACTCGGGCACCGTCCCGGACGAGGGCGGCCGGGTCATCCAGGAGAGCGGCGAGCACCTGCAGTCCACGTACGTCACCGGCTGGATCCGGCGCGGACCCGTCGGCCTGATCGGCCACACCAAGGGCGACGCCAACGAGACGGTCGCCAACCTGCTGGACGACCACGCCAACGGACGGCTGCAGACCCCCGCGTCCCCCGCACCCGAGGCCGTGGACGCGTTCCTCGCCGAGCGGAACGTCCGGTTCACCACCTGGGACGGCTGGTACCGCCTGGACGCCGCCGAGAAGGCGCTGGGTGAGCCGCAGGGACGCGAGCGCGTGAAGATCGTCGAGCGTGAGGACATGCTCAGGGGAAGCGGCGCCTAG
- a CDS encoding DUF1232 domain-containing protein yields MDSTTALIVGVAIVAALVLAVAIGLLVRLVRARRGLRRAGLPTGPRWVFWGALLYFVLPTDLLPDPVYLDDIGVLLLALRSVRGPAGERAREELDRP; encoded by the coding sequence ATGGATTCGACCACAGCGCTGATCGTCGGCGTCGCGATCGTCGCGGCACTCGTGCTGGCCGTGGCGATCGGCCTGCTGGTACGGCTGGTGCGGGCCCGGCGCGGGTTGCGGCGGGCGGGTCTTCCGACCGGTCCGCGCTGGGTTTTCTGGGGCGCTCTTCTCTACTTCGTGCTGCCGACCGATCTGCTGCCCGACCCCGTGTATCTGGACGACATCGGCGTCCTGCTCCTCGCCCTGCGCTCCGTGCGCGGCCCGGCCGGAGAACGGGCTCGCGAGGAGCTCGACCGACCCTGA
- a CDS encoding SDR family NAD(P)-dependent oxidoreductase, producing MHLDLAGRTALVTGSSQGIGAEIAAGLARAGARVGVNGRHADRLAKSVDALRAEVPDGRFVPVAADLGTEEGAARAVEELPDVDILVNNLGIFGSRPALEISDEEWRRYFEINVLAGVRLTRAYLPRMTARGWGRVLYIASDSAVVIPAEMIHYGMSKTALLAVSRGFAKEAAGSGVTVNSVIAGPTHTEGVEDFVYQLVDRDLPWDEAQRAFMRDHRPQSLLGRLIEPEEIANLVVYLSSSQASATTGAAVRVDGGYVDSILP from the coding sequence ATGCATCTCGACCTCGCCGGGCGAACCGCCCTGGTGACAGGCTCTTCCCAAGGTATCGGTGCCGAGATCGCCGCGGGCCTGGCCCGTGCCGGAGCCCGCGTGGGTGTCAACGGACGCCATGCCGACCGGCTGGCGAAGAGCGTCGACGCGCTGCGCGCCGAGGTGCCCGACGGGCGATTCGTACCCGTCGCGGCGGACCTGGGCACGGAGGAGGGCGCCGCCCGGGCCGTCGAGGAGCTGCCCGACGTCGACATCCTGGTCAACAACCTGGGCATCTTCGGGTCCCGGCCCGCTCTGGAGATCAGCGACGAGGAGTGGCGCCGCTACTTCGAGATCAACGTTCTGGCGGGCGTGCGGCTGACCCGTGCGTACCTTCCCCGGATGACGGCGCGGGGCTGGGGACGGGTGCTGTACATCGCGAGCGACTCGGCCGTGGTGATCCCGGCCGAGATGATCCACTACGGAATGTCCAAGACGGCGTTGCTGGCGGTCAGCCGCGGCTTCGCCAAGGAGGCGGCCGGCAGCGGTGTCACGGTGAACTCCGTGATCGCCGGTCCCACCCACACGGAAGGCGTCGAGGACTTCGTGTACCAGCTCGTGGACCGCGACCTGCCCTGGGACGAGGCGCAACGGGCCTTCATGCGCGATCACCGGCCGCAGTCCCTGCTGGGCCGACTCATCGAGCCCGAGGAGATCGCGAACCTCGTGGTGTACCTGAGCTCCTCGCAGGCCTCCGCCACCACCGGCGCGGCCGTGCGTGTTGACGGGGGTTACGTCGACTCGATCCTGCCCTGA
- a CDS encoding (2Fe-2S)-binding protein, translating into MGTDHHDDGPGGAVARQQSETALRVNGKPHMLTVDNRRVLLDLLREDLGLSGAKKGCDHGQCGACTVLVDGRRVNSCLLLAVALDGCDITTVEGLAADGESLHPLQQAFLDRDAFQCGYCTPGQICSAIGALAEAAAGHPSHVTDPAAPSGRPVPLGREEIRERLSGNICRCGAYPRIADAVEDVIP; encoded by the coding sequence ATGGGCACCGATCACCACGACGACGGCCCGGGGGGCGCCGTCGCCCGTCAGCAGTCCGAGACGGCGCTGCGGGTCAACGGCAAACCGCACATGCTGACCGTCGACAACCGGCGGGTCCTGCTGGACCTCCTGCGCGAGGACCTCGGCCTCAGCGGCGCCAAGAAGGGCTGCGACCACGGTCAGTGCGGCGCCTGCACCGTCCTGGTGGACGGCCGGCGGGTCAACAGCTGTCTGCTGCTCGCGGTCGCCCTTGACGGCTGCGACATCACGACCGTGGAGGGGCTCGCCGCCGACGGGGAGTCGCTGCATCCGCTCCAGCAGGCATTCCTGGACCGCGACGCCTTCCAGTGCGGGTACTGCACCCCGGGGCAGATCTGCTCCGCGATCGGCGCGCTCGCCGAGGCCGCCGCCGGTCACCCCTCGCACGTCACCGACCCGGCCGCGCCCTCCGGCCGGCCGGTGCCGCTGGGCCGGGAGGAGATCCGCGAGCGGCTCAGCGGGAACATCTGCCGGTGCGGCGCCTACCCGCGCATCGCCGATGCCGTCGAGGACGTGATCCCGTGA
- a CDS encoding xanthine dehydrogenase family protein molybdopterin-binding subunit, with translation MAGTTAVGAPVERREGRAKVTGTARYAAEHAPAGRVHAWPVPATIARGRVTRVDSADALALPGVLAVLTHENAPRLAEADDPTLAVLQNPSVPHRGWFVALVVGESLEAARAGAAAVHVAYDVEAHDVTLTDTHPAAYVPDKANDGYPARSEHGDPEGAFGSSAARIDVGYRVPPLHNHPMEPHTSTARWDGDRLTVDTSSQGSSAVQAVLAGLFELPADRIRVRAEHVGGGFGSKGTPRPDVVLAALAARLTGRPVTVALPRRFLPATVGHRAPTLHRLRLGAAADGRLTSVVHEVVTHTSRVKEFVEQAAVPARVMYAAPHLRTLHRVAPLDVPTPSWMRAPGEAPGMYALESAMDELADELGMDPVELRIVNEPDAEPDSGKPFSSRHLVECLREGARRFEWSGRDPRPRSREAGPLLVGSGVAAATYPVLVHDSAAAAQALPDGSFVIRVNAADIGTGSRTVLAQIAADALGVALERVRTEVGSTDLPRASLAGGSSGTASWGWAVHDACAELAARLAERPGPLPEEGVTARADTAGRADADSPWARHAFGAHFAEVTVDTVTGETRVRRLLGVFAAGHILNARTGRSQFVGGMIMGLGMALTEGSTMDAAFGDFAESDLASYHVPAHADVPDIEAHWIDEDDPHLNPMGSKGIGEIGIVGSAAAIGNAVHHATGVRFRELPLTPDRVLAGLASHAGQRRER, from the coding sequence ATGGCCGGCACAACCGCCGTCGGCGCTCCCGTCGAGCGCAGGGAAGGACGGGCCAAGGTCACCGGCACCGCCCGCTACGCCGCCGAGCACGCGCCGGCGGGTCGGGTCCACGCCTGGCCGGTCCCGGCGACGATCGCCCGGGGCCGTGTCACCCGGGTCGACTCCGCGGACGCCCTCGCGTTGCCCGGCGTCCTGGCCGTGCTGACCCACGAGAACGCGCCGCGACTGGCCGAGGCGGACGATCCCACCCTCGCCGTACTGCAGAACCCGTCGGTGCCGCACCGCGGTTGGTTCGTGGCGCTGGTGGTGGGCGAGAGCCTGGAGGCCGCCCGGGCCGGCGCCGCCGCGGTGCACGTCGCGTACGACGTGGAGGCACACGACGTGACGCTCACCGACACCCACCCGGCGGCGTACGTCCCCGACAAGGCCAACGACGGCTATCCGGCCCGTAGCGAACACGGTGACCCCGAGGGGGCGTTCGGCTCCTCGGCCGCCCGGATCGACGTCGGCTACCGGGTGCCGCCGCTGCACAACCACCCCATGGAGCCGCACACCTCCACCGCCCGCTGGGACGGCGACCGGCTCACCGTGGACACCTCCAGCCAGGGCTCCTCCGCGGTACAGGCCGTGCTCGCCGGGCTGTTCGAACTGCCGGCCGACCGGATCAGGGTGCGGGCCGAGCACGTCGGCGGCGGTTTCGGGTCCAAGGGCACGCCCCGCCCCGACGTCGTACTCGCCGCGCTGGCGGCACGGCTGACCGGGCGGCCGGTCACCGTCGCCCTGCCCCGCCGTTTCCTGCCCGCCACCGTCGGACACCGGGCGCCGACCCTGCACCGGCTGCGGCTCGGAGCGGCCGCCGACGGCCGTCTCACCAGCGTCGTCCACGAGGTGGTCACCCACACCTCCCGCGTCAAGGAGTTCGTGGAGCAGGCGGCGGTACCCGCCCGGGTCATGTACGCCGCGCCCCACCTCCGTACCCTGCACCGCGTCGCGCCACTGGACGTGCCCACACCGTCCTGGATGCGCGCCCCCGGCGAGGCGCCCGGCATGTACGCCCTGGAGTCGGCCATGGACGAGCTGGCCGACGAACTCGGCATGGATCCGGTCGAGTTGCGGATCGTCAACGAGCCCGACGCCGAACCCGACAGCGGCAAGCCCTTCAGCAGCAGGCATCTCGTGGAGTGCCTGCGCGAGGGTGCCCGTCGCTTCGAATGGTCCGGACGCGACCCCCGACCGCGCTCCCGCGAGGCCGGGCCCCTGCTCGTCGGCTCCGGGGTGGCCGCCGCGACCTATCCCGTGTTGGTGCATGACTCCGCCGCGGCGGCGCAGGCGCTGCCCGACGGCTCGTTCGTGATCCGCGTCAACGCCGCCGACATCGGGACGGGCTCCCGCACCGTGCTCGCCCAGATCGCCGCCGACGCCCTCGGTGTGGCCCTGGAACGGGTCAGGACCGAGGTCGGCAGCACCGACCTGCCGCGGGCTTCGCTGGCCGGCGGCTCCTCCGGCACCGCCTCCTGGGGCTGGGCCGTGCACGACGCGTGCGCCGAACTCGCGGCCCGGCTGGCCGAGCGCCCCGGGCCGCTGCCCGAGGAGGGCGTCACCGCGCGGGCCGACACGGCCGGTCGGGCCGACGCCGACAGTCCCTGGGCGCGTCACGCCTTCGGAGCGCACTTCGCCGAGGTCACCGTCGACACGGTGACCGGCGAGACCCGGGTCCGCCGCCTGCTGGGGGTCTTCGCGGCCGGGCACATCCTCAACGCCCGTACCGGACGCTCCCAGTTCGTCGGCGGCATGATCATGGGCCTGGGCATGGCACTGACCGAGGGCAGCACGATGGACGCGGCCTTCGGCGACTTCGCGGAATCCGACCTGGCGTCCTACCACGTGCCGGCGCACGCCGACGTGCCCGACATCGAAGCGCACTGGATCGACGAGGACGACCCCCACCTCAACCCCATGGGCAGCAAGGGAATCGGCGAGATCGGCATCGTGGGCTCCGCCGCCGCGATCGGCAACGCCGTGCACCACGCCACCGGCGTCCGCTTCCGCGAACTGCCCCTCACGCCCGACCGCGTCCTGGCCGGCCTGGCGAGCCACGCCGGCCAACGGCGCGAACGGTAG
- a CDS encoding SpoIIE family protein phosphatase: MVRLGGRSGARSTRRPSASRPDGAPEHARGARARQAGHIPRGLSVRSQETTSEAPGGPAASVRSALGGRSLAGQVFLLQLVIVLLLVVAAVVALVLQSRHDSTQEARNRSVAVAEAFANAPGTRAALASPDPSAVLQPRAEAARKATNVDFIVVMNTDGIRYSHPKPDRIGKKFVGNIAPALAGGVVTEQITGTIGPLVQAVVPVKAPDGSVVGLVSAGVTLENVGGAANRQLPLLLGAAAAALALALAGTFLVSRRLLRQTHGLGPHEMTRMYEHHDAVLHAVREGVLIVGDEGRLLLANDEAHRLLDLPDDAEGRHVLELGLTPDMTALLTSGRVATDEVHLVKDRLLAVNQRTTDSQGGPPGSVATLRDSTELRALSGRAEAARERLNMLYDAGVAIGTSLDVTRTAEELAELAVPRFADFATVDLFDAVLNGGQPEVTSAVLRTAVSGIRKDAPLYPVGQHITLVDSSPQARSLETGRPVVEPRLGRAPGWRAQDLDRSAQVVAYGIHSLIAVPLRAGSQMLGVVSFWRSEKPEPFDAEERALAEELVTRAAVSIDNARRYTREHTMAVTLQRSLLPRRLPDQDALEIAYRYLPAQEGVGGDWFDVLPLSGARVALVVGDVVGHGLHAAATMGRLRTAVHNFSALDLPPDELLALLDELVARIDQDETVDGGNAPVTGATCLYAIYDPVSRLCTVARAGHPPPAVIQPDGSVGFPEVPVGPPLGLGGLPFETVDLELAEGSRLVLYTDGLVEDRERDIDVGLDLLRGALERAGQSPEDTCRAVLDSRLPARPSDDVALIVARTRALPADRVAEWRVPSDPAAVGEVRALVSRQLAGWGLDELTFTTELILSELVTNAIRYGGDSVEVRVLFDRSLVCEVFDSSSTSPHLRYAAMTDEGGRGLFLVAQLSERWGTRYTPAGKVIWAEQPLPGASPTSHS, translated from the coding sequence ATGGTCCGACTAGGCGGTCGATCCGGGGCCCGGTCGACCCGTCGTCCCAGCGCTTCGCGCCCCGACGGCGCGCCCGAGCACGCCCGGGGAGCGCGTGCACGGCAGGCCGGGCACATACCGCGCGGTCTGTCCGTCCGGTCGCAGGAGACCACGTCGGAGGCACCCGGAGGACCGGCTGCGAGCGTACGGTCCGCGCTGGGCGGGCGCAGCCTCGCCGGACAGGTGTTCCTGCTCCAGTTGGTGATCGTGCTGCTGCTGGTCGTCGCGGCGGTGGTGGCACTGGTGCTGCAGAGTCGCCACGACAGCACCCAGGAGGCCCGCAACCGCTCGGTCGCCGTGGCCGAGGCGTTCGCCAACGCTCCGGGCACCCGCGCGGCGCTGGCATCGCCGGACCCGAGCGCGGTGCTGCAACCGCGTGCCGAGGCGGCCCGCAAGGCGACGAACGTGGACTTCATCGTCGTCATGAACACCGACGGGATCCGCTACAGCCACCCCAAGCCGGACCGGATCGGCAAGAAGTTCGTCGGGAACATCGCACCGGCGCTGGCCGGGGGCGTCGTGACCGAGCAGATCACGGGGACCATCGGCCCGCTGGTGCAGGCGGTGGTCCCCGTCAAGGCGCCCGACGGTTCGGTGGTCGGTCTGGTGTCGGCCGGGGTGACGCTGGAGAACGTGGGCGGTGCCGCCAACCGGCAGCTGCCGCTGCTCCTCGGCGCCGCCGCGGCGGCGCTCGCCCTGGCCCTCGCCGGCACCTTCCTGGTGAGCAGGCGGCTGCTGCGCCAGACGCACGGTCTGGGCCCGCACGAGATGACGCGCATGTACGAGCACCACGACGCGGTGCTGCACGCCGTCCGCGAGGGAGTGCTCATCGTCGGCGACGAGGGACGGCTGCTGCTCGCCAACGACGAGGCGCACCGTCTGCTCGACCTGCCCGACGACGCCGAGGGGCGCCACGTCCTGGAGCTCGGCCTCACGCCCGACATGACCGCCCTGCTCACCTCCGGCCGGGTCGCCACGGACGAGGTGCACCTGGTCAAGGACCGGCTGCTGGCGGTCAACCAGCGCACCACCGACAGCCAGGGCGGCCCGCCCGGAAGCGTCGCCACCCTGCGCGACTCCACGGAGCTGCGGGCCCTGTCCGGCCGGGCCGAGGCGGCACGGGAGCGCCTCAACATGCTGTACGACGCCGGGGTGGCCATCGGCACCAGTCTGGACGTGACCCGCACCGCCGAGGAACTGGCCGAACTGGCGGTCCCCCGGTTCGCGGACTTCGCCACCGTGGACCTGTTCGACGCCGTGCTCAACGGCGGGCAGCCGGAGGTGACGTCCGCTGTGCTGCGTACGGCGGTGAGCGGGATCCGCAAGGACGCCCCGCTGTACCCGGTGGGCCAGCACATCACGCTCGTCGACTCGTCCCCGCAGGCCCGCAGCCTGGAGACGGGCCGGCCCGTCGTGGAGCCGCGGCTGGGCAGGGCGCCCGGCTGGCGTGCCCAGGACCTGGACCGGTCCGCGCAGGTCGTGGCGTACGGCATCCACTCGCTGATCGCGGTGCCGCTGCGGGCGGGCAGCCAGATGCTGGGCGTGGTCAGCTTCTGGCGCTCCGAGAAGCCGGAGCCGTTCGACGCGGAGGAGCGGGCTCTCGCCGAGGAACTGGTCACCCGGGCCGCGGTCTCCATCGACAACGCGCGCCGCTACACCCGCGAGCACACCATGGCGGTGACGCTCCAGCGCAGCCTGCTGCCGCGCAGGCTGCCCGACCAGGACGCCCTGGAGATCGCCTACCGCTATCTGCCGGCCCAGGAGGGTGTGGGCGGCGACTGGTTCGACGTGCTGCCGCTGTCCGGGGCGCGGGTCGCGCTGGTGGTGGGTGACGTGGTCGGGCACGGTCTGCACGCCGCGGCGACGATGGGACGGCTGCGTACGGCGGTGCACAACTTCTCGGCCCTGGACCTCCCGCCCGACGAACTGCTCGCCCTGCTCGACGAGTTGGTCGCGCGCATCGACCAGGACGAGACGGTGGACGGCGGCAACGCCCCGGTCACCGGCGCGACCTGCCTGTACGCGATCTACGATCCGGTCTCGCGGCTGTGCACGGTCGCCCGCGCCGGCCACCCGCCCCCCGCGGTGATCCAGCCGGACGGCAGCGTCGGCTTCCCCGAGGTGCCGGTCGGCCCGCCGCTGGGTCTCGGGGGCCTGCCCTTCGAGACGGTCGACCTCGAACTCGCCGAGGGCAGCAGGCTCGTCCTGTACACGGACGGCCTCGTCGAGGACCGGGAACGGGACATCGACGTGGGGCTCGACCTGCTGCGCGGCGCCCTGGAGCGGGCGGGGCAGTCACCCGAGGACACCTGCCGGGCCGTACTCGACTCCCGGCTGCCGGCCCGGCCCAGTGACGACGTCGCGCTGATCGTGGCGCGCACCCGGGCGCTTCCCGCCGACCGTGTCGCCGAGTGGCGGGTACCGTCCGACCCGGCGGCCGTCGGCGAGGTCCGGGCCCTGGTCAGCCGGCAGCTGGCCGGGTGGGGGCTGGACGAGCTGACGTTCACGACGGAGCTGATCCTCAGCGAGCTCGTCACCAACGCGATCCGCTACGGCGGTGACTCCGTCGAGGTGCGCGTGCTCTTCGACCGCAGCCTGGTCTGCGAGGTGTTCGACAGCAGCAGCACCTCACCGCACCTGCGCTACGCCGCGATGACGGACGAGGGCGGCCGGGGACTGTTCCTCGTGGCGCAGCTCTCCGAACGCTGGGGCACCCGGTACACGCCCGCGGGCAAGGTCATCTGGGCGGAACAGCCGCTGCCCGGAGCATCCCCCACGAGTCACTCATAA
- the tgmA gene encoding putative ATP-grasp-modified RiPP, translating into MQPFTLNYARPAAEFEAVVPYVYDSGLQLNVLFDGRVAACDKALLRELGTTTSTAGSKTHFDD; encoded by the coding sequence ATGCAACCGTTCACGCTCAACTACGCACGTCCGGCAGCGGAGTTCGAAGCCGTTGTGCCCTATGTCTACGACTCCGGGCTGCAGTTGAACGTGCTCTTCGACGGGCGGGTGGCCGCCTGCGACAAAGCCCTGCTGAGAGAACTGGGGACGACAACCTCCACGGCGGGCTCCAAGACGCACTTCGACGACTGA